aattttggtttttttacaaacattacaGCTGCAGAATTATTACGTGAAGCAGAAAAATTAATCGAACAAAAAATTCATCCACAAACCATAATCGCTGGATGGCGTAAAGCAGTTGAAGTAGCTCGGCACGCTTTACAAGGTGCATCACAAGATAACAGTGCAGACGATGAAAAATTCCGTGAAGATTTAATGAACATTGCCCGAACAACACtcagttcaaaaattttatcccaACACAAagaatatttctcaaaattagCTGTAGACGCTGTATTGCGTTTAAAGGGATCTGGTAATCTTTCAGCgattcaaataatcaaaaaaaccgGTGGTGTTCTAGAAGAATCATTCTTAGATTCTGGATTTTTATTAGACAAAAAACCGGGTATGCATCAACCGAAACGTGTTGAGaacgctaaaattttaattgccaACACGCCTATGGACACagataaaattaaagtatttggATCTCATATTAAAGTCGATTCAATGGCGAAAATCGCTGAGTTAGAAGTtgctgaaaaagaaaaaatgaaagataaagtgaataaaattttaaaacataatgcaaatgttttcattaatcgtcaattaatttataattacccGGAACAATTGTTTGCTGATGCTGGTGTTATGGCAATTGAACATGCCGATTTTGATGGAATTGAACGTCTTGCTTTGGTCACTGGTGGTGAAATTGTATCAACATTCGATAATCCTGAATTAGTTAAACTTGGACAGTGTGATGTTATCGAACAGATTATGATCGGGGAAGATATATTGTTACGTTTTGGTGGTGTTCCATTGGGTGAAGCGTGTACGATTGTTATTCGTGGTGCAACTCAACAGATTATCGATGAAGCAGATCGATCATTACATGATGCTTTATGTGTTCTTGCAGCTACTGTTAAAGAAAGTCGAATTGTTTATGGAggaggtaaatttttttctaagaatttatttaaaattattctaaaatttattaattgtacgTTTTTTGATAGGTTGCAGTGAAATGTTAATGGCTTGTGCTGTAAATGAAGCTGCACAAAAAACACCAGGAAAAGAAGCTGTTGCTATGGAAGCTTATGCTCGAGCTCTTCAACAACTTCCAACAACAATTGCAGATAATGCTGGTTATGATTCTGCACAATTGGTTAGTGAATTACGTGCAGCACATGTTCAAGGCAAAACAACTGCTGGTTTaagtaagtttttcataataacttcgtatacttttcaaaaatcaaatagaTTCAGTATGTAATCAATGGTCAACACCAGAGGTTTTCAAACTTATTTCGTCCACTTcgataatcaattattttgcaGCGCTTCCTACATGTAATTTTAACTCGATAGTTCATGCTTTAATGTGTgcaaatacattaatattaaattacaaattaaccTTACCAcgattaattttttcgaaatgacGTACGTTTTTTTCCATCTTCGGTTAGGAAGCCACAAATTCACTCGACATTGTAATGAAGATGCGTTTCCAAATGTTTCGCGTTCTGGCCTGTGACAACAGTGATGAAGCTCCTTTTCAATTTTGCatcgtctcaaaacataccttagatGTCTGAATATTGGCTAAACGGTTTATCGTCGCTTAATATGCATCGCGGTGCAGATTCATTCCTGCACACGGGTTTGAATCGAGGCAATAacatctttattttaaatttatttttattaaaaagatccattgtgtatttaaaagttgtaaacatcaaaaatttttctaatttcagaTATGAATACCGGTAAAGTAGGATGTATGAAAGAATTAGGTATCACAGAATCATTTGTTGTGAAACGACAAGTATTACTTTCAGCAACAGAGGCCGCTGAAATGATCTTACGtgttgataatattattaaggcAGCACCAAGGAAGCGAACTGAAGATCGAGGCATGTGTTAAGATGTGTGTGGCGGGGcgggttaataaaaataataaaagctttattttttcataataattaaaactttttacttcaccactaatttttttcgaaattattacatgtttttgtattattttataagacgCTTCTTTTTTGagattcataatttatttgtgcATCATATACTTTTCAcaccaataaaaataaaatttaaaatatttaacaccaaagtctttgaattatttattttaaatatagttgAAACCCAAAAGAAACTTGATTCAGGGAACGGTAAGATTTTCGAGTGGTACCCATTTTTCACGATTCCTAAACTGTCTTGATGATCTAAGAGGCGATATAAGGTCGATTTCACAATCTGAAacgtattttttatgaaaatttgcagatTAATAATGAAAGCCTCTCTATCGAAAAGTATTCATGcttatttttgacaaagttgatTTGTTAAATTGggcaaatattaagaaaaagtGGTTCACTTTTCATTTAATCgaatatactttaaatttttacctcTTTTGCTTAATCGTTAATGATAACTTTTCAGCTATCCAGACACACACAGCTTGACATAGCTATCCAGAAAATGTTCAGTTCTTATACAGACTATAGACTTATACGCATggtctatgtatattttaagtcTATAGTCGGTATAAGATCAGAACATTTTCTGGATAGCTTTGTCAATTTAGTAATCTCGAAAGTATATCCTTCGCGAAgcgaaaaaattgattgaatgcGCCTAGCCGGTAATAAAAAGCTCTTGTAAGTACTTCAACTTTTTGATGTGTTTctgaatatttcattaataattataaagctTGAAAATACTGGAGAGCTGGTGAAGATTTGCATTTTACGGTTTAGGCACGAAGATATTTACGTAGAATCATCAAAGAACAGGGAGATAAAACCATAGAGTTGTATAGACTGCGGTGATAGAGGTAGAAAGAGAAATTGTAGGCCTATAAGAGAGATAAAGACAGCTATACTCGCCTACTATATCTATCTCTCTGTACTGCACTCGACAGTTTGGCGGCTACTGGAAGCGACTTTGTAGCTTTATGGTATTATCTCTCTGTTAAAGAATacccatgaaggttataaagaaggagaaagatcgctatgtactaaagcattagcgcacctgtccctgaaaatttgtagaatttatagttcatttttaagccaccagccgcgctgtcatcaagaagtagtatctacgaagttagctgtttatgagtacaagtagatgaagttagttgcataatgtacaaattgatatatcatatcaaattagcgcacaacagcccgcttttattgatactacttagcggtcgcagcgcctcacttattttatccatatttcggggacaatattttctatagcgatcgttctccttctaaGCACTAAGCTGAATATCCAAGTGTGTTATACAAACATTTGTGATCTCCTGTTTAGGTTGATGTCTAGAATGTGTTAGTAAATATTCTCCTAGATGGCAGAACTGTTATCATAATTCAACaaagaaactaaaataaaattttttttattaattagctatttaataaattaaaaaacataatcttTTGTGtaattaaagttcaaaaaaatgattttatttatcattaaaaacaaaagcaacgggaaaacgtaaaattaaactataaaaattataaaacattttgtgcgagcattataataataatgacaataaaaagttatcaataacgtaaaaatttaaataaacattaaatttaataattattatataattaaatttcacgtttaaaatattataattacaataaaaaccttgaaaattatacacattattttcaaatattataaagattttaaaatcatttttcttttttgaaataaaaatgatatttttaatgtattcggaatactaattatacaaaaaataattataacataattttagataacaaattttttttataaatgaaataaataaatcatttcgttgtttacatatttttattaacaaaatacaataatatttgtgttttaatttcatgcttaatttgaattaataaagtttaattattacgttttttttttaaatttttatcttttaatttattacttgaGGAAAAATTATCATAGTAAATTGTAGTTACTTACGATAAATGAGATATTAAGGTAGACTAGGACCGTAAACAGAAAATTCATTGCGCTCTTCTTTATCGACATTTTTCAGTGGTAGGTGAAAAATCTAACCAAATTTTTGACCTTAAGATACATAattgtttttcagtttttcgtctctcatttcttttaaaatgttcaCAAGCTATCTTAAGTTAAGAAGTTTAggataataatgaatttttgacTTACAGTCTAAATCTTCCAAACTCCAATCAATTGTTAAAGTTGCCTTCGACCGAAACCGATCCTCATTTGCACCTGTTTGGTATAAGCAAGGaggtctttttttattttattgaaaaacaaaaatgacaaaaaatcgTACGACACAAccatcccccccccccccgaaaaaaaattctagatcCGCGCCTGGCAAGGAAGGGCGAAGAATGGATCTTATGCTTTCAATAAGGGAGCAATCCCAAATCACATTAAGGGAGGACAAAGAGCAAATAAGATTAAGGAGGTATTATTGAGGAATCACCGTGACGCCAGGGAAAACTTTGTTTATACTAATttgaactttgtttttttttaatcattaatgaTGTAACACAGTCATATCCAGGCTTTAATACAATGATTAAACCAATAAAAGTCTGGGCTGTTTTTTAATAGACAGATCATTCATACTTTTAAACAGTATTGTTGTTAACTactatggttttttaaatatctatcaaCTTATTCAATTCCTGCTGAAAACCAGTTGAAGTTGTTTTGCTTATTTTACTTGAAGCAACCGGCTGCGTatggaaaattgatttttctaataagaATCCAAAGAGTCGTGGAAAATTTTAGgatattagaaaatttgtagTTCAATAAATTTGACCTCGATttattggtataaaaaatgaaatggaaattttattcaagaaattaaaatgaaattgttggACTATAAAATTGAGTGCTATGgtgatttgtttgtttactttattTCCGTAATAATTGAGGatattatttcaacaatgaatTTATGGGATAATGTTTAGTGAACCAAGATATTTAACTCCGTTGCTTAATCTAATAggttatattaataataatttttttatggatattatattattattaaaaattcataatatttatttaagaattatatattttacctacataactttttaaaaaactattaagaaaaaaaaaagatggaaTGTAGTTTTTTATATAGATGAAAAAGATACCTAGTTACGAAGATTTTATTATTGGGCATTCACCTTACGGAAAAAATAACAGCAGGTGACAAATAAGAGAATGTACGAATAATACCTATACAAAGTGTGTATTAAAAATGATCCACTGAATATTGTCATTGGACCTACTCTTAAAATTAGCCCCCAAAATTATCCTTTGCAATATCTGCCCCCCCCGCCAAGGTCATTTCATTCCTGGATATTCCTTCTTAATTACTGAGGTTAACTAGGCAATCTGACTGAGGGTTTTCATGTAAttgattgttgaaaataaaaagtaaaaaaactgctacttttaaagttaaatatcgtacattacgttaaaatttaaaaacaaatagtttGACGcagaattttgtaaatatcgatAATTTTCGTCCGCCTAGATGAACAGAGTCAAAAGAcgactatttattatttttagtaattacatacataaatccgattagtaaataattaattaaaatgtaaataaattaacagattaaaattttttatttctgttaaacAAAGTTAATTAACCTAATAGGGCTAGGTTAACAAACGGTCTGTGGGTTTTTTGACCCCTATGTCAAATCGCTTAAAGATTCCAATGACCAAGAACAATTCAATCGCACAGAAATAAATCTTATAGCCACAGAATTCTATAAAAATCTATACAGCCATGAAAGGGAGTCAGAAATACTAGAAACAAAGTTTGATCTTAATATTACTGATGAAGAAATACCCCCAATTTTAAATGATGAGATAGAATTtgtattggaaaatttaaaattagaaagagCAGCAGGGCCAGATGGAATTACAAATGAACATTTAAAGTTTGCCAAAGATGTGTTATGTGAGCCGctgaaaattctatttaataaaatattaataactggtAAAATTCCTGAAGAATGGCGGTTGACAAAAATTACACTAAttcataaaaaagatgaaaaaaataatatttgtaattataggCCAATTAGCCTCGCATCAGCTGTTTACAGAGTCTTTAGCAAGGCTATACAAATACGAATTTCTCCAATACTAAATGAATACCAATCTCCAAACCAAGTTggattcagaaaaaatttttcaacattggACAACATCTTaactataaatcaaattattgaaaaaacaacaGAGTACCAAAGAACAATATATATGGCCTTTATAGACTTCAATAAAGCATTTGACTctgtatttcataaatatatgatatatgCGTTATATAACAGCGGATTAcacttcaaatatataaatctgATCAAAGAAATGTACACCAATAATAAGATGTATGTAGAAACAGAAATATCAGGACCAACTTTTGAGCAAAATAGAGGTGTGAGACAGGGTGATCCCCTGTCCGCTGATATTTTCAACTGCATCCTAGAAACTATATTCAGACATATGGAATGGGATAGTTATGGCTTAAATATAAATGGAGAGTATCTATCCAATCTCAGGTTTGCAGATGATGTAGTAATCTTTGCTGAATCAGCTGAAA
This genomic interval from Chrysoperla carnea chromosome 1, inChrCarn1.1, whole genome shotgun sequence contains the following:
- the LOC123292464 gene encoding T-complex protein 1 subunit beta; the protein is MVSLNPVRVLKNEAEEEKAEIARMSSFIGAIAIGDLVKSTLGPKGMDKILVSYGRNAGNVEVTNDGATILKSVGVENPAAKILVDMSKVQDDEVGDGTTSVTVLAAELLREAEKLIEQKIHPQTIIAGWRKAVEVARHALQGASQDNSADDEKFREDLMNIARTTLSSKILSQHKEYFSKLAVDAVLRLKGSGNLSAIQIIKKTGGVLEESFLDSGFLLDKKPGMHQPKRVENAKILIANTPMDTDKIKVFGSHIKVDSMAKIAELEVAEKEKMKDKVNKILKHNANVFINRQLIYNYPEQLFADAGVMAIEHADFDGIERLALVTGGEIVSTFDNPELVKLGQCDVIEQIMIGEDILLRFGGVPLGEACTIVIRGATQQIIDEADRSLHDALCVLAATVKESRIVYGGGCSEMLMACAVNEAAQKTPGKEAVAMEAYARALQQLPTTIADNAGYDSAQLVSELRAAHVQGKTTAGLNMNTGKVGCMKELGITESFVVKRQVLLSATEAAEMILRVDNIIKAAPRKRTEDRGMC